A single genomic interval of Mycobacteriales bacterium harbors:
- a CDS encoding FKBP-type peptidyl-prolyl cis-trans isomerase — protein MEALVVADVVTGTGTTACAGSALTVRYVGVLAADGKQFDASWDRGPDSTFPFTLGEGAVIQGWDRGLVGMKVGGRRQLTIPAEQGYGAEGYPPDIPGGASLVFVVDLVKVE, from the coding sequence GTGGAGGCGCTGGTCGTCGCCGATGTCGTCACCGGCACCGGGACGACGGCCTGCGCGGGCTCGGCGCTCACGGTGCGCTACGTCGGGGTCCTCGCCGCAGACGGCAAGCAGTTCGACGCCTCCTGGGACCGCGGCCCCGACTCGACCTTCCCCTTCACCCTCGGCGAGGGCGCGGTCATCCAGGGCTGGGACCGTGGCCTGGTCGGTATGAAGGTCGGTGGCCGGCGCCAGCTGACCATCCCGGCCGAGCAGGGGTACGGCGCGGAGGGCTACCCGCCCGACATCCCGGGCGGAGCGTCGCTGGTCTTCGTCGTCGACCTGGTGAAGGTCGAGTAG
- the prcA gene encoding proteasome subunit alpha, whose protein sequence is MSTPFYVSPEQVMKDKSDYARKGIARGRSVLTITYADGILFVGENPSNALHKISEIYDRIAFAAVGKYNEFENLRLAGVRYADLRGYQYDRRDVTSRGLANAYAQTLGTIFTESGKPYEVELVVAEVGQTAADDQIYRLTYDGSVADEHGFVAMGGNAEPIATWVKEHHDPTAPLADVLKLAVTALAQPVADGAEARTIAAEDLEAAVLDRTRPRRAFKRLVGAPLERLLAP, encoded by the coding sequence ATGAGCACGCCGTTCTACGTCTCGCCCGAGCAGGTGATGAAGGACAAGAGCGACTACGCCCGCAAGGGCATCGCGCGCGGTCGCAGCGTCCTGACGATCACCTACGCCGACGGCATCCTGTTCGTCGGCGAGAATCCCTCCAACGCGCTGCACAAGATCTCCGAGATCTACGACCGCATCGCCTTCGCCGCGGTCGGCAAGTACAACGAGTTCGAGAACCTCCGGCTCGCGGGTGTCCGCTACGCCGACCTCCGCGGCTACCAGTACGACCGCCGCGACGTCACCAGCCGGGGCCTCGCCAACGCCTACGCCCAGACCCTCGGCACGATCTTCACCGAGTCCGGCAAGCCCTACGAGGTCGAGCTCGTCGTCGCCGAGGTCGGCCAGACCGCGGCCGACGACCAGATCTACCGGCTCACCTACGACGGCAGCGTGGCCGACGAGCACGGCTTCGTCGCCATGGGCGGCAACGCCGAGCCCATCGCCACCTGGGTCAAGGAGCACCACGACCCCACCGCGCCGCTCGCCGACGTGCTCAAGCTCGCCGTCACCGCGCTCGCGCAGCCGGTCGCCGACGGAGCCGAGGCCCGCACCATCGCGGCCGAGGACCTCGAGGCCGCTGTCCTTGACCGCACCCGACCCCGGCGCGCCTTCAAGCGCCTCGTCGGCGCCCCGCTCGAGAGGCTGCTCGCCCCGTGA
- the prcB gene encoding proteasome subunit beta, protein MPAHYTAPAGSFVEFLGAAAPDLLPSRLTLPSGTVDAPHGTTIVAVTHAHGVVMAGDRRATMGNIIAQRDIEKVFPADEYSCVGIAGTAGLAIEMVRLFQVELEHYEKLEGSVLSLDGKANRLSAMIRGNLAMAMQGLAVVPLFAGYDLDAGIGRIFSYDVTGGRYEEHSFHSVGSGSVFARSALKKRFTEGSTEAEAVALCVDALYDAADDDSATGGPDLTRKIWPVVMSVTDEGLRRLPDIEVGAVVQSVVDARMTNPGG, encoded by the coding sequence TTGCCCGCCCACTACACCGCACCGGCGGGCAGCTTCGTGGAGTTCCTCGGAGCGGCAGCGCCGGACCTGCTCCCGTCGCGGCTGACGCTGCCGTCCGGCACTGTGGACGCGCCGCACGGCACGACGATCGTCGCGGTTACGCACGCGCACGGCGTGGTGATGGCCGGGGACCGCCGCGCGACGATGGGCAACATCATCGCCCAGCGCGACATCGAGAAGGTCTTCCCCGCCGACGAGTACTCCTGCGTGGGCATCGCCGGCACGGCGGGCCTCGCGATCGAGATGGTGCGGCTGTTCCAGGTCGAGCTCGAGCACTACGAGAAGCTCGAGGGCAGCGTGCTGAGCCTCGACGGCAAGGCCAACCGGCTGTCCGCGATGATCCGCGGCAACCTCGCGATGGCCATGCAGGGCCTCGCGGTCGTGCCGCTGTTCGCCGGCTACGACCTCGACGCAGGCATCGGTCGGATCTTCAGCTACGACGTGACGGGCGGGCGCTACGAGGAGCACAGCTTCCACAGCGTCGGCTCGGGCAGCGTCTTCGCCCGCAGCGCGCTGAAGAAGCGCTTCACCGAGGGCAGCACTGAGGCCGAGGCGGTGGCGCTGTGCGTGGACGCGCTCTACGACGCCGCCGACGACGACAGCGCGACCGGCGGCCCCGACCTCACCCGCAAGATCTGGCCCGTGGTCATGAGCGTGACCGACGAGGGGCTGCGCAGGCTGCCCGACATCGAGGTCGGCGCCGTGGTCCAGAGCGTCGTCGACGCCCGCATGACGAACCCGGGGGGCTGA
- a CDS encoding endonuclease VII domain-containing protein, translating to MAAKARETRFLKVYGLTLTQRDALIDAQGGLCAICQKHEAVHVDHDHVTGQVRGVLCFRCNAALGQVADSSETLRRMIEYIERTS from the coding sequence GTGGCCGCCAAGGCGCGAGAGACGCGCTTCCTCAAGGTCTACGGACTCACTCTGACCCAGCGCGACGCTCTCATCGACGCCCAAGGCGGGCTCTGCGCCATCTGCCAGAAGCACGAGGCGGTCCATGTCGACCACGACCACGTGACGGGCCAGGTGCGCGGGGTGCTTTGCTTCCGGTGCAACGCCGCGCTCGGCCAGGTCGCAGACTCCTCTGAGACGCTGCGCCGGATGATCGAGTACATCGAGAGGACGTCGTGA